The Hermetia illucens chromosome 2, iHerIll2.2.curated.20191125, whole genome shotgun sequence genomic interval ACCGCACGTCGCCTCACTATCATTCCACTCTTTGCTGAACTTGAGACGTTGCCTTGAAACTGGTGTTGTGCTTTTAGATTTAGAAGAAAAGGATCAGCCAGCTGTTGCTTATAGAATTGTTGAACAGGTAAAGAGTCTTTCTCGATATCCACCTGGATTGAGTAAATACTAAACCATTTTCTTGGTTTCTTGGTCCTTTGAAGATGGTTGTTGAGGAGCTGATAACTGCAGATGACAAACCCACTGTGATGAGAGCTTTATTGCTTCGGCACCGACATGTAAACGACTCACACGGAGCATTTGCATTTGCAAAACGGAAATATAGCAGTTACACAAGTTTACAAGTGAGTTTTGTAGCTTTACTGGCTTGTGGCTTACactattcatatacaaatagcTTTCAATGTCAAGTGCAAAATATGATATGAAATATTGCTATCATTGAAACCAGGAGAGCTTGACTGATAGTAAAATCTTATGTATGATTGTTGAGTGCTACCTTTCATAGAAATGTTTAGAACTATCGCACAGCTTATTTTATCTTAGAACAGGGTTGACTTATGACTCAAAGACCGTTAGGTTCTTTCGCATATATTCGCTTAAAGAATCCACTGCTTTTTTTATCGAAACTCAACTTGTTCAGAAGACCCTCTATTGACTTTCAGATGTGCACTATTTTTCGCAAACATAcagtttattttattaaatcaaCAATAGGGCTAAGTTTTCCCCTTTCTAGCGACCGCATCCAGTTACGAACCTGTCTTTCCAAGATGCTTGTCGAGTTCaagtattttttaatttttggcccATCTAAATAATGATCCAATGAAGTGAAATTTGTTGCTTATATCTATagtaagaaaagaaaacaaggcagtcccgatagcgtaggccaggatgtcgGACAACTTTCAGAGATATCAGATTTCACATTTACACGAAGGGATCTTatcacaaaaccgggatgtttgaagttccttattaaggcggtgGTTTGgccgttgatgctgatgataATTGCAGTCCAGTTTAAGAACCCTAAAAAAGTTTGTCCCAAGGAAACATTTCTGATAAGACCTCATCGCAAACGCAAAACTATTTTTCTACAAGAAAACTGAACTATCTAAAATCCTCAATAAGTCTGCTAAGAAAGTACGAAGTGCTGGAATGTGAGTGCCAATTGAGAAGCACTAGCTAGCTGGCAGTGTTGAACGACGAGCAAAGCCTCATATTCATCAAGTGAATTTCATGAGCCTGATCTTGGCAGCACTTACTATCATGCAAGGCGAGACATCGAGTTCAAGGCAACAAAGTAGAACGAAATGGATGACTGAGGGTTTCATCCAAGGTGAAAGTTCCTTCCCAATTGGTCCGACATCAGCTGAATGCGtacttaggactccctcaattacGAACAAAACAGACATGAGTGCGTGTTTTCGATTATATATAGAGGAGGAATTACCACCtgtagccactttcggtcacgctacctCCAGGGCAGATgtaaggcagcatctgatgatttATGTGCCTTGAACGAAACTGCCAGTCATCCTTTTTGAGAATTAGATAACTTGAAAAAAAGAGGTCCATAGATCACGaaagtagaaaaaaatgttttcccaaTTAGTCCCCTCCGACATCAACTGAATACGGACTTAAGACTCGcttaatcctcaaacaaaatggctgaccttacacgatcagtatttcatcagtctggcATCAATCAGAATAACAAAATTATGGCAAATTGATTGCCTAGGGCATTTTTATGGTTGACTTATGGACTGCTGAATATTtaactttttaaataaaatcggtCAGTTCGGCTggactggttcccgaaatatcggtatttgcaagaataaatatccacaccaacgaaaaagaaacaacaagttttttattatttcaggttCATTTTTCTGTTATTTTCCGTTGAGGTGGACAATTGTTAAGTTGCGCGTCCTCCTTTCCCACTGAGAAGAGCAAGGGACCGCGGTTGAGTTGCACAACGTTCGTTTGCTTATGTGCGACCACATAGAGATCGCTAAAATGCCGCATGttatttgcagtcaattattcaGTGAAACAAACAAGCACAATCAAAACTCTGAAACTAACTCACATATTTGGAGCAAGTCAGCAAAATTAAGCAACCCCGCAAATGGGAGAACACCATGAGGAAGTCCTGGAAAGGAACAAAATGGCGGTCGCAGCTGGAGCTATACGGATCAATGCTAGCGTTGAGTTGGAGGCGATTCGAAAATTAGCGTCGCAACAAACGCCAGATGCAGAGGACTCCAACGACTTCGTCAACAGCTTTCTTGCCAATGCAATTTGTGTACGCTACTCTCTGTATTGATAATTACACTCAATGCAACATCCTCGTGGTCTTTGGAGATATCGAAAACATTCACTAAACCATCGGTTGAGCCTGAAATGAACGAATCCGGATCTGTTGAATGAAACCTAATAGCTGTTATGTCACTTTCATGACTTTCACAATAACCACCTAGCTTTCCCTCTGATGTTTGCCGAAGAATAATAGAAACGCATCACTAATTACTCATTCCGATCCAGGCTAAAACATTCAACCATTTGAATTGGTATCGAAACAGGGGATTGGTTTGGTTTAGCATATCGTCTTGGAACGTCCATAGCAAttcctcgtgaagttcagtttgcgtgtggcataatccgtggggaatgcccagatttccgaaGTGCAATACTTTGACTAGGACACACGTAGTGtggcggcactgcacgctacaacgtatttaatgagATCTAggtggaggagatgcaggagtacattgagagccgGGCAGAACTGCAGAACCCCAGTAGCACTTGCACACATGATTCTTCGGTAAATTAGGATGGGACGAATCACAGGTGTGTACATCCCGAAAATCGTCCTCGACCGGGggctccatttctttgcaaaagttcTCTTGCGGGAATAGAAGAAGACTATACAGGCTTTCTTAGCCCTCAGTTTTAGGTTCAACCTCCAATCAAGCTTTGGATCcatatactttacattggaggaaagaaccaatctttgttcattcagccgcggtttctggaattcaggtatccttgtcttggtggtgaatagcatcaattccgtttctttttcttttttttttggggtttatgccgagtccgcattttggggcccacaggcacacctttcgcaacgctccttccatgatgtcactcataatggagggaaattCACTATTGGTCGTGGCTGCGGTACGTACCTCAAAAAGATACAGCTACGGTCGAACTCGACAAACAgcagcacaaccctttcctgctgcttctgtagcatgactggcattataccaTCTGGACCCGCAGGTTGATATCATAgaccagccgatcttatcctcggtaattaccgatttgataatttCGCACGGTTGGAGTGACTACAAACCCTCCAATCAAGGCTGTGACTCACAGTTCTCCTCGCTGGCAGGAAAGTCCGTCTTGACCAGCAGCTCCAAAGTTTCACCAGAACATTTCATCCAaagatgggctcctatgttcttTGCACAGAATCTTGCTGAGCCTTGTatattcactggtgctttcaatgttctgataatagtccaaccaagaccgcctgttggtggtcttgatggccgacttgtacttctgcagacagtccttgtatggctgccagcaTTTATGCCtgcagcatatgttcaagatctCCCtgaacagatcttcattccaccacggtggcagtgtcttcttgctgtatttagcagggcacgagactttaaaggcggtatcgaatgccttttccaaggCCCCGACCTttcactccagttcgtctgtcgtgccgaTCCTGTTCTTgggaacttgaccaaacttcctccagtcgatcttcctggggtctctgaaggattTGGAAACCCCTGCGGCGAGACCTAGATTGGAAGTATTCATTCAACTATGATCTATCTATGTCTCAATAAAAAATTACTTCTATTCTTCGGTTAACCTACCCTTATGGATTTGCCCGTTTAAAAATAATTCATAAACAAACAATTAATGTTACATCCCAAAAACCGATGCTAAAACTTGAAAGTAACGAACTCAAACCACTTCTTAGCCTCTTGTTTTAACTTAGGATCACGATGACTTCTAAAGCTTCCGCTAAACCTTTCTCAGTTAATCGACAACCTTCCAAAACCATGTCCTGTATATTTACTATAACATCTGGTGTCGATTCAATTTTTGGTCATCGTTCTTAGACACTTATACAACCACGATTAAATTCAAACGTTCATCTTTCTACTGTCCGAAATGAAGGAGAAAAGTCCTTATACGCGTTCGATAATTTTTCATGAATTTGTTTTGGTGCTACcctttccaaaaatattttttttcatggtAAAAAAATACTAGGATACGCCAACTTTGAATAACTATAAATATACGACGTGCTGACAGATCTACATGAAGTTTGCCATGTGCTCATCAAATAGTGGTACCATCTTTAGAAAAATTGAACTAGGAATTTAATAGCGGAACCTCATATTGAACCGCAAAGCTTCTTGAAAAACTAATGCTATTTATGATAGTCAAGTTATGGGCTGGATTCGCTTATAAGTTAATTATATAGTCCATGTACTCCATGGACTTGCTCATTTCTTTTATGGCAATATTGATTTCTGTCCAATGCTTTCATGCCAGCCAAGTGACCCAGAAAATTTTATTCTTTACCGCAGAAAGCACAAATCTATAGTACCCAGTTTAATAGTTACTCTTTTAGTCCCCGAGAAAAGTCCAGCTCCGCGTGACTTAATCAATTCTCTACAATTTCCTATTGCATGCCGGATGCAATAGATATTTCCCAATTACAAATACAACAAGGACAAGATTTCTCGCCACAGAGGCACATTTAAAAGGGAATTACAGATAGCGCTATTACTCCTATACAAAGCTTTAAATATGATACAAATTAGGGATCTTCTAGCCCCTGAAGTGTTTGCATAGTAAGAGTTAATATTGACTTTCACCTCCATCCATATTAGATGGAAATGTAGACTTCCATTGGATGAATGATttcacaataattaattggtgCATCACATCTAAATTCTCATAAAAAATCGAGGGGCTAcaccctgaaaatttcaaagccaAATCCTTAAagaagaagcaataaaatgatCTGCTGTAATCGAGATTAAAACATCTTtttcactctctctctctcttcttcctTTCGAATATCGCCCATAATATGAAAATGATAGTATTTATGGACGGGAGATGATACGGCACGTATTGAAGGAGCTGCAAGATCGTCTGTTTGTTCGACGCAAAGCTCATCAATAGGAATGGCACCAATAATGTTTCGTGCATACCGAAGGCATTCAACAATGTCATATATAAGCGTAATTGAttagaaaatatatttacaatAACCAGAagcattcaatttcaaatagaTTTAGttcttgatttgattttttttttacaaaacgtctaaatctgaaaataataattgGGTTCTAACTaatttggcatcgatcatttattaaaaatgtttcTAGTTTTGCTGCTCGtgattttttcaatatatttctcttaaatattaaaaaaattgcgTCAATGCGTTTGTGTAGTGTTTGTTGataaaaactgtttttttttcctttttactttGTCATCAGTTTTTGGTAACGCAATCGACAAAAACGTCTCTAGCCTTTCATATAACACAAAAATTAGGAAAACTATTGGATGAGAGAATGCTTTTCATTTTCCTTCAACAACTGAAATTTTGcttattttttccaaatattctAGTGTAAAATTCATCCCCTAGCTTAGATGTGCGTAGTTTGCAACTTTTTGAGTCCTCTTTCTGTATTTCAACTAAATTACAATCGTTTCGTTGGTCAATTGCTTATTTAATAATATCTACTTTGGTATATCCTTTAGAACCTCTCTGATGACAAAAAACCTCGAATTATTCCTGCAAGCGAAATAAATGGTGGCAATCGCAAAACCTCCGACTTCAAAATAGAAATGAGGGACGATCCGTACTCTTCATCCCAGGAGGATCTTAAAAAACTACAGAACGATACAATCTTGCGAAGGATTCCACATGGAGCTGAAGCGACGACTGTTTTGGTATGTCCTATACAAATAGACTTTAGAGCAATGTCTTTCAAACCCGTAAATGTCTTTAGGTTGGCGCTGTTGACTTTTTAAAACAACCCACTATTGCCTTCGTTCGTTTGGCCGAGGGCATACCTATGCCTAGCATCACTGAAGTGCCAATTCCTGTTCGTTTCCTCTTCATTCTGTTGGGACCGAGAATCGTCGACTTGGACTACCATGAAGTGGGTCGCTCAATCGCCACTCTCATGGCTAATGAACATTTCCATGAAATTGCCTACAAAGCGGACGACCGAAAAGAACTCCTATCTGCCATCAACGAATTCTTAGATGATTCAATCGTTTTACCACCAGGTAATTGGGACAGGCACGATCTGTTGCCATTTGACGAATTGAAGGCCAAAAAAGATTGGATCCGTTCGCGTAAGACAAAAGCTTTGGAGGTGAGTGTACTGGACTTTGTTTTAAATCGTCTATTCATTGATCAACCCATCAATTCCTTTTTAGACAAAGCAGAAAAGCGAGAAGGTCACCGAAGAGAAACCCCTCATCGATTTCGTTGATGATAAAGGAAAGAAACCTCCACTTAGCCCTCTTGAAAAAACACACAAATTGTGGGGTGGCCTTCGAAATGATTTAAAGCGACGTCTACCGATGTATAAAAGCGACATACTCGACGGCATAAACTCCGAAACCCTAGCCGCTGCTATTTTCATGTATTTTGCCGCTCTGTCTACAGCCATTACATTCGGAGGTCTAGCTTCGGATAAGACTCACAATTTAATGGGCATATCAGAAACACTATTAGCAACTTCATTAGTCGGACTGATTTTTGTTTTAGTTGCGGGACAGCCGTTATGTATTATTGGCACAACAGGACCGCTCCTCTTATTCGACGAAGCCTTATTCAAATTCTGTAATGAAAACGATTTCAACTTTCTGAGTGTTCGAGCCTACGTTGGCATTTGGTTAATAATAATCGGTCTAACGATCTCGGCATTTGAAGGAAGCGTATATGTTCGACTGTTTACGCGTTTTACACAAGAAATCTTCTCTGCATTGATTACATTAATCTATATAATGGAGACGCTATCCAAACTGATCACAGTTTATAAGAGACAACCTCTTCTATcggaatatatatataagatCGATGCCGATCCAGAGATTGCATTTAATGAAACAAAGGCTAATGGCACTATCGTAGAATCTGCCGTCAACGAATACAGCAATACAACATTCCTACCATCGAGAGATGATTTAGGAATGATCAACCAGCCAAATACAGCACTTTTCTGTACAATTCTAACGTTGGGGACTTTCACGGTGGCCTACTATCTGAAAATTTTCCGTAACTCAACGTTTTTGGGACGAAGTGCTCGACGAGCACTTGGTGACTTTGGTGTGCCAATTGCAATTGCAATCTTTGTCTTGATCGACTACCTAATCCCACAAGTATACACTGAAAAACTAACAGTACCCGAAGGTATATCACCAAGTGAACCAACCAAACGAGGCTGGCTTGTAGCTTTAACTGGCGTCCCAGCTTGGCTACCATTTGTCGCAGGCATTCCAGCTCTTTTAGTCTATATTTTAATCTTTATGGAAACACACATTACGGAATTAATTGTAGATAAGCCAGAAAGAGGATTGAAGAAAGGATCAGGATTGCATTTAGATATCGTGTTGTTATGTATATTGAATTCAGGCTGTGGTTTCTTTGGTGCTCCATGGCATTGTGCGGCAACTGTCCGTTCTATTGCCCATGTATCTGCTGTGACGATAATGTCGAGGTAAGTAGAAAAGCATCCACAAGTCGATTGATATTAAAGTATCTGTTGTCGTTAGGACTCATGCTCCCGGTGAATCAGCACGAATTATTGGAGTTAAGGAACAACGACTTTCTGCATTCGTGGTGTCCGTGATGGTTGGTGTGTCTGTGACGATGGCGCCGTTGTTACGTTTGATACCTATGGCTGTGTTATTTGGAGTGTTCTTATATATGGGTATTGCTTCGATGAGTGGTGTACAATTCTTCGATAGGTAATTTTATACTGACCCTTCCTTTTGAAAATGCTGAAACCTCCCTTTCTACCTTCCAGAGTATGTCTCTTCTTCATGCCGGTAAAACATCATCCACCTGTGCCATATGTGAAACGAGTCCCAACGTGGAAGATGCATTTGTTCACTGCAGTCCAAGTCTGCATGCTGGCCATTCTGTGGACCGTCAAATCAACGAAAATTTCATTGGCCTTCCCATTCTTCCTTATCATGATGGTGCCTGTTCGTATAAAACTAGCCAATTTCTTCACCGCAAATGAAGTAGACGCTGTAAGTTGATTAGAATGATATTGGCTGGAGTCTGTTTGAAAGTTATTTGTATGCCCTTCCTTTCTAGCTCGACGGCAATCAACCACAAGGTGATGCTGAAGATGAACCTGACTTCTACGAGCAAGCCCCAATCCCGGCATAAGAACGCCACGCCTATGGATTGAACATGAAAAAGACAAACTCATAAACATTACTTTATTCTGTTTAATATAGATCCTACTATCAGTGCAAAAGCAATATagaatatttttagaaaaacatgaaaatttcACAAGAAATTTATATACGTAAAACCTAGATAACGGACTAAAGTTGTATataattaatatatatattttgaaatgacatttcatttgcaatcaTGCATGTAACGGTTCAACTCAGACACTATTGATCAAATCCACCCTGGCTAGAAGAATTTAAC includes:
- the LOC119647770 gene encoding band 3 anion transport protein isoform X2; this translates as MSQQDDNRTRKLSFLGFNTKASGNEDPDLVLLDTEMEKVFGGKGPNQEKFDVSSLSDLGGQSSSSNRNYLLKKSLRPAHNGGSRSGQQQKNITRDEIHDERDEEQPEDSPLVSQRAEYGEHSDSSDERKRVQFSKPSSPTSPKEVADEESDRFDERKRRRSRHQYFKHRKYSHQESVESRKVPEPPSDIPKISIQPEDSELEEADLNELTSHRSEDPRGMRRHKIHHSSGKHKDFTISVPPTLHAKKSFDHSPHEVFVQLDELIGTGEDREWKETARWIKYEEHIEEGSDRWGKPHVASLSFHSLLNLRRCLETGVVLLDLEEKDQPAVAYRIVEQMVVEELITADDKPTVMRALLLRHRHVNDSHGAFAFAKRKYSSYTSLQYLWTGDDTARIEGAARSSVCSTQSSSIGMAPIMFRAYRRHSTMSYISNLSDDKKPRIIPASEINGGNRKTSDFKIEMRDDPYSSSQEDLKKLQNDTILRRIPHGAEATTVLVGAVDFLKQPTIAFVRLAEGIPMPSITEVPIPVRFLFILLGPRIVDLDYHEVGRSIATLMANEHFHEIAYKADDRKELLSAINEFLDDSIVLPPGNWDRHDLLPFDELKAKKDWIRSRKTKALETKQKSEKVTEEKPLIDFVDDKGKKPPLSPLEKTHKLWGGLRNDLKRRLPMYKSDILDGINSETLAAAIFMYFAALSTAITFGGLASDKTHNLMGISETLLATSLVGLIFVLVAGQPLCIIGTTGPLLLFDEALFKFCNENDFNFLSVRAYVGIWLIIIGLTISAFEGSVYVRLFTRFTQEIFSALITLIYIMETLSKLITVYKRQPLLSEYIYKIDADPEIAFNETKANGTIVESAVNEYSNTTFLPSRDDLGMINQPNTALFCTILTLGTFTVAYYLKIFRNSTFLGRSARRALGDFGVPIAIAIFVLIDYLIPQVYTEKLTVPEGISPSEPTKRGWLVALTGVPAWLPFVAGIPALLVYILIFMETHITELIVDKPERGLKKGSGLHLDIVLLCILNSGCGFFGAPWHCAATVRSIAHVSAVTIMSRTHAPGESARIIGVKEQRLSAFVVSVMVGVSVTMAPLLRLIPMAVLFGVFLYMGIASMSGVQFFDRVCLFFMPVKHHPPVPYVKRVPTWKMHLFTAVQVCMLAILWTVKSTKISLAFPFFLIMMVPVRIKLANFFTANEVDALDGNQPQGDAEDEPDFYEQAPIPA